ACCCTCTCGTTGCAGCGAATTGCTTCGACGCAACGAAATTTTTTGACGGGACCTCACACCTTCATCGCTCTTTCATTCGGCTCCTCACCTCACCTTGCGGCTCAGCTCAAAACCAAACGCGATGAAAGCGTCAGTTCCTAAACTTTTCGGTTGTCCAGGTGCGACCAAACCTCGCTGCACTCCCTCTCAGGAGTTCACTTGGCTGGTCATCGCGGCCTTCGCGGCCGCTTGAAGAACTTACAACACCGTGGGATCGCTCCCTCTTGGTTTTGTAAGTCGCCTCAGACACATCAATGCTTTCGCCTTCAGCGCTTCGGCTTGCGCGCTCGCCTCTCGGCTCCCGCGCAAGACAAAACCATAACACCACAACTCACACTCACGCAACCAACACGCTTCAGCGCTGGACCAGAGCCTCTCCCCAGGGAAGAAAACGCGCCAAATGGGCCCATGAACCGGCCGCCAGCATGGGAAAACCGCGTTCAGCAACGTCCACTCCTGGAGAGAGCTGGGCTGGATCCGCATCCAACCAGCGAATCGGACAACCCAACTCGTCCAGCACCAACCAGGCTGCCGCCAAATCCCAGATTTTGGGAGTGGCCTCCAATGCAGCGATGGTCTGCCCCATCGCCACACTCACCAGATTGAGGCTGGCGACACCAAGCAAACGAATCTTTCCGGGAAAACGCTGATCGGGTTTGCGCTGCAGCACCCGAATCGATCGGCTGCAGAGGGAAACACAGGCACTGGTTGCCAAGGCTCTGGTCTCTGCCGTCAGCGGCTGGTTGTTGCGCGTGGCACCGCGGCCACGCAGGGCGACAAAACGTTGCCCCAGCGCTGGCACATCGAGAAAGACCTCACTGGGACGGCCATCCACGAAGCGCGCCACGGAAATCGCCCAATAAGGGATGCCGGCCGCAAAATTGGTGGTCCCATCCAGGGGATCCACCACCCAATAGGCCCGCGTGGCTGGGACTGTTTTGGATCCTTCCTCGCTGAGGACACCCTCCCCTGGGGCAATGCTGGCCAACCCCTCCACCAGAGCGGCATCACTCCAGCGATCGCAGTCGGTGATCAAAGAACCATCCGGCTTCACATCGGAACCGATCTGACCAAAATCCTGCAACTGACGAGCACGAATGCGATCCAGCAGCAAATGAACGGAGCTCAGTTGATCGTCACTGAGCACCAAGGTCACCACAGAGGCTGAACAGGACTGCTCTCAGTCTGATTCACCGTCGAACCTGAGGAAGCTATAGATGGACAGGCGGACTTGAGCGGCGTTGGCTCAATGGGAATCGGTGCTTGATCGGGTTCCGGCTCCGTTGCAGGCAGAGAAACCGCATTGCAGGCAACCAACGCATCCAAACCTGTGCGGCGCTGGAGCTCCGCCAGGCTGGTGTTGTATTCACGGATGGCCTGGGCATATTTCAGCTCTGCCTGGGTGAGATCACGCTGGTTGTTGACCACCTCTCTCTGGGTGCTGACGCCGGCCTGGACCCGCAGATTGGACAGGCGGAGGGATTCTCGGGATGAGAGAACCTCGCTGGATGTGGTGTCGATCTTCTGAATCGCCGATCGCAGGCCGATAAAGCTTCGCTCAACCTCGAGGCGAATCTGATCACGGGTGTTGGCGAAATTGAAGCGGCTCTCTTCAGCTGCTTGCTTGGAGCGACGGTAATTAGCGCGGGCACGACCACCATCAAACAAGCGCCAGCTCGCCGTCAGCGCTGTGCTGTTTTGAACTCCGTAGGTGAAATCGCCCATATCAATGTCACTGAGCGACGTCTGACCGCTTTGCCCCTCCGATCGCGAGACCGAGGTGGAGTTGACAAACCTGAGAACTGGCTGAACAGCTGCCAGGGCCGAATTGGCCCGGCTGTTGTTGATGGAGATCTCGAGAATCAGTTGGTCCAGCTCTTCGCGGTAGTTGTAAGCAGAGATGATGCTTTCCTGCAATGAGGGTTCCCATAGACCCAGGGGTCGGGCAGGAGTCGCGGCAGTTGGGGTGACGTCCTGGGGTAGGTCCAGCAGCGAGGCGAGATCGCGACGCGCCAAATCCTGCCTGCCGAGGTTGGTCGTCAGGATGTTGCGGTCACGAGCCAATTGGGTCTCCGCTTCCAACACCTCCAGCTTCGTGTTCACACCAGCGTTGAAGCGAGCTCGCGCATCCCGCAGGCTGACCAAGGAAGCTTTGACAGAATCCTGGCCAATACGAACCCCCTCATCGGCCTCCTGGAGGATGAAGTAAGTCGAGGCCGCTTCCAAACGAAGGTCTCGCAAAGCAATCAAGTAGGAATCGCCGGCTCGCTCAAAGGTGTCCCGAGCAGCAGCAATATCGGGAACCCGGGCAGGATTGATCAGATCCCAGCTCACCTGCAGGCTCACGTTGACCCGCCACTCGCGGCCATACCTCTCATTGAATCCATCCCTTGTCACAGGGCGGGTGTACTCCTCTCCGGTATTGGGGTTGACCTTCGTCTCCTCACCGGTGATGGGATTGACCCGAGGTGAGGGTTTCTGAACGACCCGATCCGGAACGAAGTCGGGATTTCGATAGGAGTACGACTTGAAATATTCGGGGAGCCCACTGGCCGAGAGGTCAACAGTGGGGTACCAAGCTGCGATTGCTGCGCGCAGCGCAGACTTGGCCTGATCCACCTGGCTGGCCGCAGCCTTCAACCTCGGGCTGTTGAATTCAGCCAGCTGCAGAGCTTCCTCCAACGTGAGAGGTCGCAACTCATGAATGCGCACCTGAGACGGCGCGTTGGGGAGCGCCAGGCTGGGGGGGGCCACCAACGGCTCAAGGGATGGGGGCAGAACATCTGCCGCTGGAGCAACGACGGATGGATCAGCTTTGGGGCGTGCTCCCTTCAGATCAATTGCATCGGGCAGCGTGGTTTGATCCACCAACGCAGAAACTTCCGATGCTGTTTCCTGGCTGAGCGCAGAGGGAACAACGGTGGAAACAACGCCCGCAACGAGACAAATACCCGCGGTGATCCGGCGCACAGCAAACAAAAACCTTTGACGGAGCTTAGGGACTTTTTCCTACGGCTCTCAAAACTGAGGCCACGACGTCAGCCGCCCCATGCACGATCCGGATGGGAACCGGCAACTGCGCGGCCAGGGCCTCCAAAGTCATGTCATCCAGGAACACGGGCTGACCCTGCCGCAACATCACCGATGGCAGCAGAAGTTCATCGCCGAGATCTTGCCCCTGCAAGCCACTGAGCAGATCCTGCCCTGTCAGCAGTCCGGTCACCACTTGGTCCTGCCCCCAATACGGGCTCGGCAATCCGATCAGATGAAACTCGACTCCATCAACGCCATTCAACCGTTCCGCCACGGGCTGCAAGGCCTGGGAAACGATCTGACCGACCACCCAACTGCAACGACGGGGCTGGGGCACCGCGCTGGGCAAATCTTCGGTGGCGGCATCGAGCGCTTCAAGGAAGGCGCGAATGCTGCCCACGCCATTCTCTTGCTGCGGAAGATCCTCATAGTCATCCCGCGGGGGCAACGGCAACCCGGCCATCAAGTACCACTCATCCGAGAGCCAGGCAAAGCGGGTGCCCAATGCGGCCTGGAAGCGCTGTTGCATCGGTTCCACCTGGGCAATCACACGACGGGCACAGGCCGGATCCACAGGAACAAGGCCGTCTTCAGCGGGCCTGAACCGCGTCAGCCCCACCGGCACCACCGCTGCAGACAACACCGCTGGCCAGGGGCCAGACGCGAAGGACGCCAAGTCGTTGAGCGTTCTCTCAAGGGCCGGGCCGTCGTTGAGCCCCGGGCAGACCACCACCTGAGCGTGAACCTGTAGATCGCGCTGATCAAACCAGGCGAGCTGATCCATCACCTGGGCAGCACGGGGGTTCACCAGCAGACGGGAGCGCAGATCGGGCTCCGTGGCATGAACCGAAACAAACAGGGGCGATAAACGCTGCTCTTCAATCCGCTGCCAGTCGCCTTCGCCGAGGTTGGTGAGGGTCAGATAGGAGCCATAGAGAAAGCTCAGCCGGTAGTCGTCATCTTTCAAATAAAGGCTGTCGCGGCGGCCTGGGGGCTGCTGATCGATGAAACAGAACGGACAGTTGTTATTGCACTGGCGCAAGCCATCAAACAGGGCCTCGGTGAAGGCCAGGCCAAGGCCGTCATCAGCCTCCTTTTCCAATTCCACCCGATGCAGCGCACCCGCTGCATCACGCACCTCAAGGCAAAGCTCCTCGTCCACGCAGAGGTAGCGGTAATCGATCAGATCTCGCGGACGAATGCCATTGATGCTGAGCAACTGATCACCCGGCTCGAAACCCAGCTCCTCCCCAATCGATCCCGCCTCAACTGACGCCACCACCGCCGGCTGCGGTTGGCGGCCACTGCTGGTTGGATCCAGAGCTGCGACTGCAACCCCGGCGGATGGCTCATTCCACACAAGCCGGCCTCATCTGCTTTCAGTGTGCGCCGTAAACGCCCCACCAGACCAGCAGCAGCATCCCAAACAGCAGCCGGTAGGCCACAAAGATCCAAGTGCTGTTGCGCTGCAGGAACTTCAGCAACCAATCGATCGCCAGCCACGACACCACCGCAGCTGAAACGATTCCGACAAGCAACGGCAGGGGGCCGGTGCCAGCGGTCGCG
The Synechococcus sp. PROS-U-1 DNA segment above includes these coding regions:
- a CDS encoding inositol monophosphatase family protein; the encoded protein is MVTLVLSDDQLSSVHLLLDRIRARQLQDFGQIGSDVKPDGSLITDCDRWSDAALVEGLASIAPGEGVLSEEGSKTVPATRAYWVVDPLDGTTNFAAGIPYWAISVARFVDGRPSEVFLDVPALGQRFVALRGRGATRNNQPLTAETRALATSACVSLCSRSIRVLQRKPDQRFPGKIRLLGVASLNLVSVAMGQTIAALEATPKIWDLAAAWLVLDELGCPIRWLDADPAQLSPGVDVAERGFPMLAAGSWAHLARFLPWGEALVQR
- a CDS encoding TIGR03279 family radical SAM protein, encoding MWNEPSAGVAVAALDPTSSGRQPQPAVVASVEAGSIGEELGFEPGDQLLSINGIRPRDLIDYRYLCVDEELCLEVRDAAGALHRVELEKEADDGLGLAFTEALFDGLRQCNNNCPFCFIDQQPPGRRDSLYLKDDDYRLSFLYGSYLTLTNLGEGDWQRIEEQRLSPLFVSVHATEPDLRSRLLVNPRAAQVMDQLAWFDQRDLQVHAQVVVCPGLNDGPALERTLNDLASFASGPWPAVLSAAVVPVGLTRFRPAEDGLVPVDPACARRVIAQVEPMQQRFQAALGTRFAWLSDEWYLMAGLPLPPRDDYEDLPQQENGVGSIRAFLEALDAATEDLPSAVPQPRRCSWVVGQIVSQALQPVAERLNGVDGVEFHLIGLPSPYWGQDQVVTGLLTGQDLLSGLQGQDLGDELLLPSVMLRQGQPVFLDDMTLEALAAQLPVPIRIVHGAADVVASVLRAVGKSP
- a CDS encoding TolC family protein; the protein is MRRITAGICLVAGVVSTVVPSALSQETASEVSALVDQTTLPDAIDLKGARPKADPSVVAPAADVLPPSLEPLVAPPSLALPNAPSQVRIHELRPLTLEEALQLAEFNSPRLKAAASQVDQAKSALRAAIAAWYPTVDLSASGLPEYFKSYSYRNPDFVPDRVVQKPSPRVNPITGEETKVNPNTGEEYTRPVTRDGFNERYGREWRVNVSLQVSWDLINPARVPDIAAARDTFERAGDSYLIALRDLRLEAASTYFILQEADEGVRIGQDSVKASLVSLRDARARFNAGVNTKLEVLEAETQLARDRNILTTNLGRQDLARRDLASLLDLPQDVTPTAATPARPLGLWEPSLQESIISAYNYREELDQLILEISINNSRANSALAAVQPVLRFVNSTSVSRSEGQSGQTSLSDIDMGDFTYGVQNSTALTASWRLFDGGRARANYRRSKQAAEESRFNFANTRDQIRLEVERSFIGLRSAIQKIDTTSSEVLSSRESLRLSNLRVQAGVSTQREVVNNQRDLTQAELKYAQAIREYNTSLAELQRRTGLDALVACNAVSLPATEPEPDQAPIPIEPTPLKSACPSIASSGSTVNQTESSPVQPLW